The Actinomyces lilanjuaniae genome segment CGCACTCCCAAGAAGATGAAGGCTGCCGCTTTGCGCTCGGCGCTGTCTGACCGTGCCCGCAACGGCCGTATCCACGTCATCACCGAGTTCGTCACCACCGAGGTCCCCTCGACCAAGGCTGCGCTCGACGCGCTGCACCACCTGACTGACCGCCAGGCGCTGGTGGTCATCACCCGTGGGGACGACCTGTCCAGGCTGAGCCTGCGCAACATCCCCGAGGTGCACATCCTGTGGGCCGACCAGCTCAACACTTATGACGTCCTCAACTCCGACGACGTCGTCTTCACCGAGCCTGCTCTGGACGCCTTCCTGGGGCGGGGAGAGAACCAGGACAGCAGTGAGGAGGAGTCCAAGTGAGTCTCGAGAAGTCCAAGAACCCCCGCGACGTCATAATCGCCCCGGTCGTCTCCGAGAAGTCCTACTCGTGCATGGACCGCGGGCAGTACACGTTCATTGTGGCTCCCGGCTCCAACAAGACCGAGATCAAGATGGCTATCGAGTCCATCTTCAACGTCAAGGTCGCCTCGGTCAACACGATGAACCGCAAGGGCAAGACCCGGCGGACCCGCACGGGCACGGGGAAGTCCAAGGACACCAAGCGCGCCATCGTCACCCTGCGCGAGGGCACGATCGACATCTTCGGCGACGTGGCTGAGTGACACGGAAGGTAGAGGACCGACATGGGAATCCGTAAGTACAAGCCCACGACACCCGGCCGGAGAGGCTCCTCGGTCTCCGACTTCGCGGAGATCACGCGTAGCAGGCCCGAGAAGTCGCTGGTGCGCCCGCTACACAAAACTGGTGGGCGTAACTCCTCAGGGCGCATCACGACGCGGCACAAGGGCGGTGGGCACAAGCGAGCCTACCGGGTCATCGACTTCCGCCGGGGAGACAAGGACGGTGTGCCCGCCAAGGTGGCGCACATCGAGTACGACCCCAACCGTACCGCTCGTATCGCCCTGCTCCACTACGCCGACGGGGAGAAGCGCTACATCATCGCCCCGCAACGGTTGCGTCAGGGTGACGTGGTTGAGGCAGGGCCGGGGGCGGACATCAAGCCGGGCAACAGTCTGCAGCTGCGCCATATCCCGACCGGTACCGTGGTCCACGCGGTGGAGCTGCGTCCTGGCGGGGGAGCGAAGATCGCCCGTAGCGCCGGCACCTCTGTCCAGCTGGTCGCCAAGGAGGGCAAGTACGCGCAGCTGCGCATGCCCTCCGGTGAGATCCGTAACGTGGAGGCTGCCTGCCGGGCTACCGTCGGGGAGGTCGGCAACGCCGAGCAGGCCAACATCAACTGGGGCAAGGCCGGCCGTATGCGCTGGAAGGGCGTGCGCCCGACCGTGCGTGGTGTGGTCATGAACCCGGTCGACCACCCGCACGGTGGCGGTGAGGGCAAGACCTCCGGTGGCCGCCACCCTGTCTCTCCCTGGGGCAAGCCCGAGGGTCGTACCCGTCGTCCGAAAAAGTCCAGCGACCGCCTCATCGTGCGTCGTCGTCGGACCGGCAAGAAGCGCTGATAGGAGCCTGATATGCCGCGTAGCCTGAAGAAGGGGCCCTTCGTCGACGACCACCTGCAGAAGAAGGTGGACGCCCAGAACGAGAAGGGCACCAAGAACGTCATCAAGACCTGGTCCCGTCGTTCGGTCATCACCCCGGACTTCCTCGGGCACACCTTCGCCGTCCACGACGGCCGCAAGCATGTCCCGGTCTTCGTCACCGAGGCCATGGTGGGCCACAAGCTCGGCGAGTTCGCTCCGACCCGCACCTTCCGCGGGCACGTCAAGGACGACCGTAGGTCTCGTCGCTGACGGGCCCCGGAAAGTTTGAGAGGCAGAGAACATGGAAGCCAAGGCGCAGGCTAAGTACGTGCGCTGCACACCGATGAAGGCCCGCCGCGTCGTGAACGTCGTCCGTGGCAAGCGCGCGGTCGAGGCGGTCAACGTGCTCCGCTTCGCCCCGCAGGCCGCTGCGGTGCCGGTGCGCAAGGTCGTGGAGTCCGCTATCGCCAACGCGCGCTTCAAGGCGGAGCGTGACGGGGAGCGCTTCGACGAGAACGACCTGTTCATCGTCGAGGTGTATGCCGACGAGGGCCCACCCTCAAGAGGTTCCGTCCTCGTGCCCAGGGCAGGGCCAGCCGGATCCTGAAGCGAACCAGCCACATCACTGTCATCGTCGGCGACAGGGCCGACTCCGCACAGAAGGAAGGAGCCCGGTAATGGGGCAGAAGGTCAACCCGACCGGGTTCCGCCTGGGCATCACCACGGACCACCGCTCACGGTGGTTCGCCGACTCCACCAAGCCCGGCCAGCGCTACCGCGACTTTGTCGAGGAGGATGTCAAGATCCGCCGCCTCATGGAGAGCGGTATGGAGCGGGCCGGCATCTCCAAGGTCGATATTGAGCGCACCCGGGACCGTGTGCGCATCGATCTCCATACCGCACGTCCGGGCATTGTCATCGGCCGCAGGGGGACCGAGGCAGAGCGCCTGCGTGGTGAGCTGGAGAAGCTTACCGGCAAGCAGGTGCAGCTTAACATCCTGGAGGTCAAGAGCCCCGACCTGGACGCCCAGCTGGTCGCCCAGGGGATTGCTGAGCAGCTGGCGTCGCGTGTGTCCTTCCGTCGGGCGATGCGCAAGGGCATGCAGTCAGCCGCACGTGCTGGCGCCAAGGGCATTCGGGTGCAGTGCTCCGGACGTCTCGGCGGCGCTGAGATGAGCCGCTCGGAGTTCTACCGCGAGGGGCGCGTCCCGCTGCACACCCTGCGGGCCAACATCGACTACGGCTTCTACGAGGCCAGGACCACCTTTGGACGTCTCGGTGTCAAGGTGTGGATCTACAAGGGCGACCTTACTGAGCGCGAGTTCGCCCGTCAGCAGGCTGAGTCCGGCTCCCGCGGCCGGGGCCGTGGCGAGCGCCGTGGCCGACGCGGTGAGCGGGGCGCGCGTCACAACAGCGAGCAGCAGGCCGAGCAGGCGCCGGCTACCGAGACCGCTGCCGCAGACCAGGGAACGGAGGCCTGAGCTGTGCTGATCCCTCGTCGGACGAAGTTCCGCAAGCAGCACCGTCCGCACCGGACGGGTATGTCCAAGGGCGGGAACCGGGTCTCCTTCGGTGACTTCGGTATCCAGGCCCTGGAGCCAGCCTATGTCACCAACAGGCAGATCGAGGCGGCTCGTATCGCCATGACCCGCCACATCAAGCGTGGGGGCAAGGTCTGGATCAATATCTTCCCGGACCGCCCACTGACCAAGAAGCCTGCCGAGACCCGCATGGGCTCCGGCAAGGGGGCTCCCGAGTGGTGGATCGCTAACGTCAAGCCGGGGCGCGTCGTCTTTGAGCTTGGCGGTGTCGATGAGGCTCTTGCTCGCGAGGCCATGCGCCGTGCCCAGCACAAGCTGCCGATGAAGACCCGTTTCGTGACCCGTGAAGGTGGTGACATCTGATGGCTATCGGTTCGAAGGGCCTGACTCCGTCGGATCTCGACGGCATGGATGACGAGCGCCTTGCCGAGGAGCTCTCCAAGGCCAAGGCTGAACTGTTCAACCTGCGGTTCGCCTCAGCGACCGGGCAGCTTGAGGACCGGGGGCGACTCAAGGCCGTGCGCCGTGACATCGCCCGTATCTACACCATCGCGCGCGAGCGTGAGCTCGGCATCCGCACCGCTCCCAGCAGCACGGAGGAGTCCAAGTGAGCGAGCAGACTACAGCAGGAGAGACCGCGTCGGGCGTCGCGGAGGCAGGCCAGGCCCCCGTTGAACGTAACCACCGCAAGGTTCGTCGCGGCTACGTGGTATCGGACAAGATGGACAAGACCATCGTGGTTCTGGTCGAGGAGCACTACAAGCACGCCCTGTACGGCAAGGTTGTGCGCCGTTCCAAGAAGTTCAAGGCCCACGATGAGCGCAACGAGGCCGGGATCGGTGACCTCGTAACTATCATGGAGACCCGCCCTCTCAGTGCCACTAAGCACTTCCGGCTGGTTGAGATCATCGAGAAGGCCAAGTAGAGGCCACGCCAGGGTCGAGGAGGGGCTGTCGGCTGGAGCCCTGTTCCCTGTCCCGATCGCAAGCGGCGCCGCTGCCCGTCAGTGACGGCACCGCACCCCGTCAAGGGGTGCGGTGCCGTCTGTGTATATGGCGCTATATGATGCTACGCAGACCTGTGCTGCACAGACGGGGTGGCTGGGCGCAGTGACTATAGGTGCACGGAGCCGGAAAGCGGCGGAGACTGGTCGTGGTGAGCAATCACATAGGACGTTAGTGTTTCTTCGGTGTCGCCTCGCCAGTTCCGTGGACTATCCTCGGAGGGCTGCGTACGTCCTCGACGCGCCCGGCAGAGACCTCGTGCCCGTGCGCCTGTGTCTGCCGGGAGAGCGTGTTGCAGGCTCCCCCTGTGGATCGGCTCGTCCCGTCACGCCGGGGGTGCTGCGCAGGTCCAGAAGAACGTTCGGCCAGGCTCGGGACTCCTCTCGAGAACCAGCTCGACGACAGGAGAATACTCAATGATCCAGCAGGAGTCGCGACTGAAGGTCGCCGACAACACCGGTGCCAAGGAGATCCTGTGCATCCGTGTTCTCGGCGGCTCGGGTCGGCGCTATGCGGGCATCGGTGACACGATCGTCGCTACAGTGAAGGACGCCATCCCCGGTGGCAACGTCAAGAGGGGCGATGTCGTCAAGGCGGTCGTGGTGCGCGCCCGCAAGGAGCGACGCCGCCCGGACGGGTCGTACATCCGTTTCGATGAGAATGCTGCCGTTATCCTCAGGAACGACGGCGAGCCGCGCGGAACTCGTATCTTCGGCCCCGTCGGCCGTGAGCTTCGTGACAAGAAGTTCATGCGCATCGTCTCACTCGCCCCGGAGGTGATCTGACCATGGCGCGCGTCAAGAAGGGCGACCAGGTCATTGTCATTGCAGGCAAGGACAAGGGCAAAACAGGCCGGGTCCTGGAGGTCCACCGCAGCACGGACCGGGTGGTGGTCGAGGGCGTCCAGCGCGTTACCAGGCACACCAAGGTGGGGCAGTCCGCACAGGGGGCTCGTACCGGCGGTATCGAGACCGTTGAGGCGCCGATCCACATGTCTAACGTCATGCTCGTGGACCCCAAGACCAAGAAGCGCACCCGGGTGGGCTTCCGTCTCGAGGAGGGGGAGCGTCCCAACGGCCGTAAGCGTACTGTGCGCGTGCGTTACGCGAAGAAGAGCGGGGAGGACCTGTAACCATGGCTGACAGCACTGACGGGGGCGCTGAGAAGAAGATGACCCCACGGCTGAAGACGCGCTACACCCAGGAGGTGCGTCCTGCCCTGCTCAAGGAGTTCCAGCACGGCAACGTGATGGAGGTCGGTAACGTCGTCAAGGTTGTCGTCAACATGGGTGTGGGCGAGGCGGCCCACGACTCGAAGATGATTGAGGGCGCCGTGCAGGACCTCGCCGCCATCACCGGCCAGAAGCCCCAGGTCACCAGGGCGCGCAAGTCCATCGCGCAGTTCAAGCTGCGGGCGGGTATGCCGATCGGGGCGCACGCCACGTTGCGCGGAGACCGGATGTGGGAGTTCCTCGACCGTCTCATCTCCATCTCCCTGCCGCGGATCCGCGACTTCCGGGGACTGAGTCCCAGGCAGTTTGACGGCAACGGCAACTACACGTTTGGTCTCACCGAGCAGTCCGTGTTCCACGAGATCGACCAGGACAAGATCGACCGCGTGCGCGGCATGGACATTACCGTGGTGACCACGGCCAAGACCGATGAGGAGGCCCGCTCCCTGCTCAAGCAGCTCGGCTTCCCCTTCAAGGAGAAGTGACATGGCGAAGACCGCTCTGATCAACAAGGCCAACCGCAAGCCCAAGTTTGGCGTGCGCGCCTATACGCGCTGCCAGCGTTGCGGACGTCCGCACTCCGTGTACCGCAAGTTCGGCCTGTGCCGTATCTGCCTGCGGGAGATGGCCCTGGCGGGCCAGCTTCCCGGCGTGAGCAAGTCCAGCTGGTAAGAACTTACGTCGCAGGTCCGAGAGGAAACCACGACGAGGAAGGGCCGAGGCCCACTCATGACTATGACAGACCCCATCGCAGACATGCTGACTCGTCTGCGTAACGCAAACAGCGCCCACCACGACTCTGTTTCCATGCCGTCGAGCAAGCTCAAGGTCAGTATCGCCCAGATGCTGAAGTCCGAGGGCTACATCGCTGACTACGAGGTGACGGACGCCGAGGTCGGCAAGACGCTCACGCTGACCCTGAAGTACGGTGCCAACCGCCAGCGCGCTATCCAGGGCCTGCGCCGGATCTCCAAGCCCGGCCTGCGCGTCTACGCAAAGTCCACGAACCTGCCCAAGGTCCTGGGGGGGCTCGGAGTGGCGATCCTGTCCACCTCCTCCGGCCTCCTCACCGACCGGCAGGCTGAGTCCCGGGGCGTGGGCGGCGAAGTCCTCGCCTACGTCTGGTGAGGCAAGGAGCGGAGGAAAACCATGTCTCGTATTGGACGTCTCCCCGTTCCGGTCCCGGCCGGAGTGGATGTGACAATTGATGGAAACGAGGTGACGGTCAAGGGCCCCAAGGGTACCTTGTCCCGGACCGTTGCCGAGCCGCTGAGCGTGACTCGTCAGGAGGACGGCTCCATCCTGGTGACGCGGCCCGACGACGAGCGCCGTTCCCGCTCCCTTCACGGCCTGTCGCGCACTCTCATCAACAACATGGTGGTGGGCGTGACCCAGGGGCACGAGAAGAACCTTGAGATCGTCGGCACCGGTTACCGCGTGGTCGCTAAGGGGCAGGGCATCGAGCTGTCGCTGGGCTTCTCCCACACCGTGACGGTCGAACCGCCGGAGGGAGTCACCCTGACGGTGGACGGCAACCTCAAGATCAAGGTGTCGGGCATTTCCAAGGAGCAGGTTGGCGAGGTCGCCGCTAACATCCGCAAGATCCGTCCGCCGGAGCCCTATAAGGGCAAGGGTGTGCGCTACGCGGGTGAGAACGTGCGTCGTAAGGTCGGAAAGGCTGGTAAGTGACCATGGCTTACTCGATCAAGAGGGGCAAAGGAAGCCCCCGGGCCGTGGCCCGCAAGATCCGCCACCAGCGCGTGCGCAAGAAGGTCAGCGGTACGCCCGAGCGTCCTCGCCTGGTGGTGACCCGTTCCAACCGGCACATGGTGGCCCAGGTTGTCGACGACACCATTGGCCATACGCTGTGCGCCGCCTCAACCCTGGAGCAGGCAGCCAAGGGTGTTGAGGGGCACAAGGTCGGAGCGGCCCGCAGGGTCGGCGAGCTCGTGGCGCAGCGGGCCAGAGCGCTGGGCATTGAGGCTGTCGTGTTTGACCGTGGAGGCAACAAGTACCACGGGCGGGTGGCAGCCGTCGCGGAAGGTGCCCGTGAAGGAGGCCTGACGCTGTGATCACCACGACGACAGAGACGACGAGAAAGCAGAGGAACATCTGATGGCTGCACCGCAGCGAGACGGGTCCGCGTCGTCTGACGGCTCGACCCAGCGTGAGAACGAGGAGCGCCGGGGCGAGGGCCGCGGCCGCCGTGACCGTGGCGGCGACCGTCGGGACCGTGGCCGGAGCAACGACGACAAGTACATCGAGCGCGTCGTCTCGATCAACCGTGTCTCCAAGGTCGTCAAGGGCGGCCGCCGCTTCACCTTCACCGCCCTGGTGGTCGTCGGTGACGGCGAGGGGACCGTGGGCGTGGGCTACGGCAAGGCAAAGGAGGTGCCTGCCGCGATCGCCAAGGCCGTGGAGGTCGCCAAGAAGGGCTTCTTCCACGTGCCGATGATCCGCCGTACCATCCCGCACCTGGTCCAGGGCGAGGACTCCGCAGGCATCGTGCTGCTACGTCCTGCCTCCCCGGGTACCGGCGTTATCGCCGGCGGCCCGGTGCGTGCCGTCCTGGACTGCGCCGGTGTCCACGACGTCCTGTCCAAGTCGCTGGGCTCCTCCAACGCGATCAACATCGTCCACGCCACGGTGGATGCCCTTAAGCAGCTGGAGCAGCCTGAGGGTGTCGCCGCCCGCCGGGGCCTGCCCCTGGAGGACGTCGCTCCGCAGTCGATGCTGCGAGCCCGCGCTGAGGGTGAGGCCGACAGGCGCGCCGAGGCTGAGAAGAAGGAGGCCGACAAGGCCGCAGAAGGAGTGCGTGCGTGATGGCTGACACCACGACAAGGCAGAGCGGTGAGCACGGTGCCAGACGGCTCAGGGTCACGCAGGTCCGTTCTGGCATCGGCGGCACCCACCGCCAGCGTGCCTCGCTGCACACCCTGGGGCTGCGCAGGATCCGTCAGAGCGTTGTACGGGAGGACTCCCCCTCCGTGCGGGGTCTGATTGCCACGGTGCGCCACCTGGTTACCGTTGAGGAGGTCTGAGATGGCTGAGTCCAGGAAGACACAGAGGGACACCCAGAAGGACACTGAGGGTGGTCCTGAGACGCAGGCAGCAGGTGGGTCCCGGGTTGTGCGGCTGCACCACCTGCGGCCTGCGGCGGGCTCTAGGAAGGCCAGGACTCGTGTGGGTCGTGGTGAGGGCTCCAAGGGAAAGACCGCCGGGCGGGGTACCAAGGGCACCAAGGCTCGCTACCAGGTCCGCCCTGGTTTCGAGGGCGGGCAGATGCCCCTGCACATGCGCCTGCCCAAGCTTCGCGGCTTCCGCAGCCCCCACCGGGTGGAGTACCAGCCGGTCAACGTGGGGCGTATCGCTGAGCTCTTCCCTGCTGGCGGCACGGTGACCGTGGAGGACCTGGTTGCTGTCGGCGCGGTGCGCAAGGGCCACCTGGTCAAGGTCCTAGGCGGCGGTGACGTGACGGTGGCTCTCACGGTCACCGTGGACGCCTGGTCCGGCTCCGCCAAGGAGAAGATCGAGGCCGCAGGTGGGTCCATCACCACCCGGTGAGCGGCGCACCCGTTTGCCCATGACGAACGCGTGACGGAGCCCGGCCCGTCCAGGAGCATCCTGGAGGCCGGGCTCCGTCAACGGTAGTCTGACCTGGGCGCATACCCGGTGTCCCACCCGTCTGGCGGGTGGAGCCGTGAGACACGACCGACCACACGACACACTACCGAGTACACAGGAGATCGAGTGCTCAGCGCGTTCATCCAGGCGTTTCGGACGCCCGACCTCAGGGCCAAGCTCCTCTTCACCCTGGGCATCATGGCTCTGTTCCGCCTGGGATCGACAGTGCCCGCTCCAGGCGTGGACATGGCCAACGTCCAGGTCTGCGTAGGAGAGGCTGAGGGGCAGGGCCTGCTCAGCCTGATCAACATCTTCTCCGGGGGGGCGCTGCTCCAGCTGAGCGTCTTCGCCCTGGGAATCATGCCCTACATCACCGCGTCGATCATTATCCAGCTGCTGCGCGTGGTCATCCCCCGGTTCGAGGAGCTCCACAAGGAGGGCCAAGCCGGTACCGCCAAGCTGACGGAGTACACCCGCTACCTCACTATCGGCCTGGGCCTGCTGCAGTCAGCCACCATCGTGTCGACAGCGGCCACCGGCCAGCTGTTCGTAGGCTGCTCCGTGGAGGTCGTGCCTGACGCCTCCTTCGTCACCCTGGCTCTCATGGTCGTCACCATGACAGCAGGGACCGGACTCATCATGTGGCTGGGCGAGCTGATCACCGAGCGCGGCATCGGCAACGGCATGTCCCTGCTGATCTTCACCTCCATCGTCGCCCAGTTCCCGGCCAACATGATCTCCATTGCCGGGGGCAACAACGGCCTGTCACGTTTCCTCATCGTGGTGGCGGTGGTTCTGGCGGCCACGTTGGCCGTGATCTTTGTGGAGCAGGCGCAGCGCCGCATCCCCGTCCAGTACGCCAAGCGGATGATCGGTCGTCGGCAGTACGGAGGGTCCACCACCTACATCCCGATCAAGATCAACACCGCTGGAGTCATCCCGGTCATCTTCGCCTCCTCGATCTTGGCTATGCCCCAGCTGGTTGCCGGATTCGGCCGCCCCACCGACGGGTGGGTCATCTGGATCATGAACAACCTCCAGCAGACTCACCCCCTCTACCTGAGTGCCTACGCCGTCCTCATCCTGTGCTTCGCCTTCTTCTACACCGCGATCACCTTCAACCCCGAGGAGACCGCGGACAACATGAAGCGCTACGGCGGGTTCATCCCGGGAATTCGTGCCGGGGAACCGACGGTGCGCTACCTGACCTACGTCATCAACCGTGTCACCACAGCGGGTGCCATCTACCTCGTCCTTCTCGCCCTGCTTCCGACTGTCGCGGTGATCTGGCTGGGGCTGGCCCAGACCCTGCCCTTCGGAGGCACCACCATCCTTATCATGGTGGGAGTGGGTCTCCAGACCGTCAAGGAGATCAACTCCCAGCTCCAGCAGCGCCACTACGAAGGGTTCTTGTCATGAGTGCACGCATGGTTCTTCTCGGTCCACCTGGCGCGGGAAAGGGGACCCAGGCCGCTCGCGTCGCTGAGCACCTGGGCGTCCCGGCGATCTCCACCGGGGACATCTTCCGTGCCAACGTCGCCGAGGGAACTGAGCTGGGGACCCAGGCCCAGGGCTATATCGACCGCGGTGAGTACGTACCGGACTCGGTGACCAACGCGATGGTGGCTGACCGGATCAGCCAGGAGGACTGCCGTGAGGGGTTCCTGCTGGACGGCTACCCGCGTACGCAGGCTCAGGTCGCTGCCCTGGACGAGATGCTGGCCTCCTCCGGGTCCCGCGTGGACCTGGTCCTGGAGATCACCGCCCAGGAAGAGGCCGTTGTCGAGCGCCTGCTGAGGCGTGCCAGTGAGCAGGGCCGCGCGGACGACACCGAGCCGGTCATCCGCCACCGGCTGAAGGTCTACGCCGAGGCCACCGCGCCGCTGGTGGACCTGTACACGCGTCGAGGCCTGCTGGTCAGCGTGGACGGCATGGGCGACGTCGAGGAGGTTACGCAGCGCATCCTCGCGGCAC includes the following:
- a CDS encoding type Z 30S ribosomal protein S14, yielding MAKTALINKANRKPKFGVRAYTRCQRCGRPHSVYRKFGLCRICLREMALAGQLPGVSKSSW
- the rpsQ gene encoding 30S ribosomal protein S17 encodes the protein MSEQTTAGETASGVAEAGQAPVERNHRKVRRGYVVSDKMDKTIVVLVEEHYKHALYGKVVRRSKKFKAHDERNEAGIGDLVTIMETRPLSATKHFRLVEIIEKAK
- the secY gene encoding preprotein translocase subunit SecY, producing MLSAFIQAFRTPDLRAKLLFTLGIMALFRLGSTVPAPGVDMANVQVCVGEAEGQGLLSLINIFSGGALLQLSVFALGIMPYITASIIIQLLRVVIPRFEELHKEGQAGTAKLTEYTRYLTIGLGLLQSATIVSTAATGQLFVGCSVEVVPDASFVTLALMVVTMTAGTGLIMWLGELITERGIGNGMSLLIFTSIVAQFPANMISIAGGNNGLSRFLIVVAVVLAATLAVIFVEQAQRRIPVQYAKRMIGRRQYGGSTTYIPIKINTAGVIPVIFASSILAMPQLVAGFGRPTDGWVIWIMNNLQQTHPLYLSAYAVLILCFAFFYTAITFNPEETADNMKRYGGFIPGIRAGEPTVRYLTYVINRVTTAGAIYLVLLALLPTVAVIWLGLAQTLPFGGTTILIMVGVGLQTVKEINSQLQQRHYEGFLS
- the rplB gene encoding 50S ribosomal protein L2, with translation MGIRKYKPTTPGRRGSSVSDFAEITRSRPEKSLVRPLHKTGGRNSSGRITTRHKGGGHKRAYRVIDFRRGDKDGVPAKVAHIEYDPNRTARIALLHYADGEKRYIIAPQRLRQGDVVEAGPGADIKPGNSLQLRHIPTGTVVHAVELRPGGGAKIARSAGTSVQLVAKEGKYAQLRMPSGEIRNVEAACRATVGEVGNAEQANINWGKAGRMRWKGVRPTVRGVVMNPVDHPHGGGEGKTSGGRHPVSPWGKPEGRTRRPKKSSDRLIVRRRRTGKKR
- the rplD gene encoding 50S ribosomal protein L4; its protein translation is MPENLTAALSVDVVDSTGARTGTVELPAEVFDVALNIPLMHQVVVAQMAAARQGTHSTKNRGAVRGGGRKPYRQKGTGRARQGSTRAPQFTGGGVVHGPRPRDYTQRTPKKMKAAALRSALSDRARNGRIHVITEFVTTEVPSTKAALDALHHLTDRQALVVITRGDDLSRLSLRNIPEVHILWADQLNTYDVLNSDDVVFTEPALDAFLGRGENQDSSEEESK
- the rpsC gene encoding 30S ribosomal protein S3 translates to MGQKVNPTGFRLGITTDHRSRWFADSTKPGQRYRDFVEEDVKIRRLMESGMERAGISKVDIERTRDRVRIDLHTARPGIVIGRRGTEAERLRGELEKLTGKQVQLNILEVKSPDLDAQLVAQGIAEQLASRVSFRRAMRKGMQSAARAGAKGIRVQCSGRLGGAEMSRSEFYREGRVPLHTLRANIDYGFYEARTTFGRLGVKVWIYKGDLTEREFARQQAESGSRGRGRGERRGRRGERGARHNSEQQAEQAPATETAAADQGTEA
- the rpsH gene encoding 30S ribosomal protein S8, with product MTMTDPIADMLTRLRNANSAHHDSVSMPSSKLKVSIAQMLKSEGYIADYEVTDAEVGKTLTLTLKYGANRQRAIQGLRRISKPGLRVYAKSTNLPKVLGGLGVAILSTSSGLLTDRQAESRGVGGEVLAYVW
- the rplW gene encoding 50S ribosomal protein L23, which gives rise to MSLEKSKNPRDVIIAPVVSEKSYSCMDRGQYTFIVAPGSNKTEIKMAIESIFNVKVASVNTMNRKGKTRRTRTGTGKSKDTKRAIVTLREGTIDIFGDVAE
- the rpmD gene encoding 50S ribosomal protein L30, translated to MADTTTRQSGEHGARRLRVTQVRSGIGGTHRQRASLHTLGLRRIRQSVVREDSPSVRGLIATVRHLVTVEEV
- the rpmC gene encoding 50S ribosomal protein L29 — its product is MAIGSKGLTPSDLDGMDDERLAEELSKAKAELFNLRFASATGQLEDRGRLKAVRRDIARIYTIARERELGIRTAPSSTEESK
- the rplF gene encoding 50S ribosomal protein L6 — translated: MSRIGRLPVPVPAGVDVTIDGNEVTVKGPKGTLSRTVAEPLSVTRQEDGSILVTRPDDERRSRSLHGLSRTLINNMVVGVTQGHEKNLEIVGTGYRVVAKGQGIELSLGFSHTVTVEPPEGVTLTVDGNLKIKVSGISKEQVGEVAANIRKIRPPEPYKGKGVRYAGENVRRKVGKAGK
- the rplR gene encoding 50S ribosomal protein L18, giving the protein MAYSIKRGKGSPRAVARKIRHQRVRKKVSGTPERPRLVVTRSNRHMVAQVVDDTIGHTLCAASTLEQAAKGVEGHKVGAARRVGELVAQRARALGIEAVVFDRGGNKYHGRVAAVAEGAREGGLTL
- the rplX gene encoding 50S ribosomal protein L24; this translates as MARVKKGDQVIVIAGKDKGKTGRVLEVHRSTDRVVVEGVQRVTRHTKVGQSAQGARTGGIETVEAPIHMSNVMLVDPKTKKRTRVGFRLEEGERPNGRKRTVRVRYAKKSGEDL
- the rplN gene encoding 50S ribosomal protein L14, translating into MIQQESRLKVADNTGAKEILCIRVLGGSGRRYAGIGDTIVATVKDAIPGGNVKRGDVVKAVVVRARKERRRPDGSYIRFDENAAVILRNDGEPRGTRIFGPVGRELRDKKFMRIVSLAPEVI
- the rplO gene encoding 50S ribosomal protein L15, which gives rise to MAESRKTQRDTQKDTEGGPETQAAGGSRVVRLHHLRPAAGSRKARTRVGRGEGSKGKTAGRGTKGTKARYQVRPGFEGGQMPLHMRLPKLRGFRSPHRVEYQPVNVGRIAELFPAGGTVTVEDLVAVGAVRKGHLVKVLGGGDVTVALTVTVDAWSGSAKEKIEAAGGSITTR
- the rpsE gene encoding 30S ribosomal protein S5 — protein: MAAPQRDGSASSDGSTQRENEERRGEGRGRRDRGGDRRDRGRSNDDKYIERVVSINRVSKVVKGGRRFTFTALVVVGDGEGTVGVGYGKAKEVPAAIAKAVEVAKKGFFHVPMIRRTIPHLVQGEDSAGIVLLRPASPGTGVIAGGPVRAVLDCAGVHDVLSKSLGSSNAINIVHATVDALKQLEQPEGVAARRGLPLEDVAPQSMLRARAEGEADRRAEAEKKEADKAAEGVRA
- the rplP gene encoding 50S ribosomal protein L16, with translation MLIPRRTKFRKQHRPHRTGMSKGGNRVSFGDFGIQALEPAYVTNRQIEAARIAMTRHIKRGGKVWINIFPDRPLTKKPAETRMGSGKGAPEWWIANVKPGRVVFELGGVDEALAREAMRRAQHKLPMKTRFVTREGGDI
- a CDS encoding adenylate kinase produces the protein MSARMVLLGPPGAGKGTQAARVAEHLGVPAISTGDIFRANVAEGTELGTQAQGYIDRGEYVPDSVTNAMVADRISQEDCREGFLLDGYPRTQAQVAALDEMLASSGSRVDLVLEITAQEEAVVERLLRRASEQGRADDTEPVIRHRLKVYAEATAPLVDLYTRRGLLVSVDGMGDVEEVTQRILAALSRHDLVG
- the rplE gene encoding 50S ribosomal protein L5 — its product is MADSTDGGAEKKMTPRLKTRYTQEVRPALLKEFQHGNVMEVGNVVKVVVNMGVGEAAHDSKMIEGAVQDLAAITGQKPQVTRARKSIAQFKLRAGMPIGAHATLRGDRMWEFLDRLISISLPRIRDFRGLSPRQFDGNGNYTFGLTEQSVFHEIDQDKIDRVRGMDITVVTTAKTDEEARSLLKQLGFPFKEK
- the rpsS gene encoding 30S ribosomal protein S19; translation: MPRSLKKGPFVDDHLQKKVDAQNEKGTKNVIKTWSRRSVITPDFLGHTFAVHDGRKHVPVFVTEAMVGHKLGEFAPTRTFRGHVKDDRRSRR